From the genome of Chionomys nivalis chromosome 19, mChiNiv1.1, whole genome shotgun sequence, one region includes:
- the LOC130862051 gene encoding zinc finger protein 280B-like, with translation MEQPYVLCSEEPSQAHDEDELIFVGVEHGRDDPELIFVGASSSSKPANSNILNRVTPGSRLKRKRNCLTTAAPPRQQRAGPAAPSSDAVIVLPESPTESRSTDSPIIIDPLSEPDCRSNSPQIVPESSSEGSPLVITSSSKPRPVRAAPSAGDLNESPYVSKCHSSAVNVINPQRPEIIEIEEDHSSALSPSGTFHTLSPQPSPCSRDVPRSLNHVVNGAPLPVLRISPSNVHPHQEKGPAGVGFSSLVGLETLDPRKGSLTLLLSDFYYGQHRGDGQPEQKTHTTFKCPECLKALKNVKFMNHAKHHLELERQGNDGWETHTTCQHCHRQFPSPFQLECHVDRVHTAPDPTTVCRICDLSFETDHVLLQHMKDNHKPGEMPYVCQICNYRSSAFADVETHFRKCHVNTKNLLCPFCLKIFKTATPYMSHYRGHWERSGHQCSKCRLQFLTFKEKMEHKTWCHQTFKKPQQLEGLPPDTKVVIKVSTEPVQSESGKSGKVASITVSTTDWEPSSPRSQGRPSKRPH, from the coding sequence ATGGAGCAGCCATACGTGCTGTGCAGCGAGGAGCCCAGTCAAGCCCACGACGAGGATGAGCTGATCTTTGTAGGGGTTGAGCATGGGCGTGACGACCCCGAATTGATCTTCGTTGGAGCGAGTTCAAGTTCAAAACCTGCTAATTCGAACATTTTGAACAGGGTCACCCCAGGTTCACGGTTGAAAAGAAAACGAAACTGCCTAACAACAGCTGCTCCTCCAAGACAGCAGCGCGCAGGTCCTGCAGCCCCCAGCTCGGATGCAGTGATCGTCTTGCCGGAGTCTCCCACTGAGTCAAGGTCAACAGATAGTCCTATTATTATTGACCCTTTGTCTGAACCTGACTGTAGAAGTAATTCACCACAGATCGTGCCTGAAAGCTCCTCAGAGGGCTCCCCTTTGGTTATAACCTCCAGCTCGAAGCCTCGTCCAGTAAGGGCAGCACCTTCAGCAGGAGATTTAAATGAGAGTCCTTATGTATCGAAGTGCCATTCTTCTGCAGTCAATGTCATAAATCCGCAGAGGCCTGAAATTATTGAAATTGAAGAAGACCATTCATCAGCATTGTCTCCTTCGGGTACTTTCCATACCCTGAGTCCCCAGCCGAGTCCATGCTCCAGAGATGTTCCCAGATCTCTTAACCACGTTGTGAACGGAGCCCCCCTTCCAGTCCTCCGCATCAGTCCCTCTAACGTACACCCTCACCAGGAGAAAGGACCGGCAGGAGTGGGCTTTTCAAGTCTAGTCGGTCTAGAGACCTTGGATCCCAGGAAGGGAAGTTTGACCTTGTTACTTAGTGACTTTTATTATGGACAGCATAGAGGAGATGGGCAGCCAGAGCAGAAGACTCACACGACCTTCAAATGCCCCGAGTGCTTGAAAGCGCTAAAAAACGTCAAGTTTATGAATCATGCCAAACATCACTTGGAACTCGAGAGGCAAGGGAACGACGGCTGGGAGACTCACACCACCTGCCAGCACTGCCACCGccagttcccctcccccttccagcTGGAGTGTCACGTTGACCGTGTGCACACCGCCCCCGACCCCACTACGGTCTGCAGAATCTGTGACCTGTCGTTTGAGACAGACCACGTTCTGTTACAGCACATGAAGGACAATCATAAGCCCGGGGAGATGCCCTATGTGTGCCAGATCTGTAACTACAGGTCGTCCGCCTTTGCCGACGTGGAGACACATTTTAGGAAGTGCCATGTCAACACTAAGAACCTACTGTGTCCGTTTTGTCTTAAGATCTTCAAAACTGCCACGCCATACATGAGTCACTACAGGGGCCACTGGGAAAGAAGCGGTCACCAGTGTTCCAAGTGTCGGCTGCAGTTTTTAACCTTCAAGGAGAAAATGGAGCATAAGACGTGGTGTCACCAAACGTTTAAGAAGCCTCAGCAGCTAGAAGGGCTGCCTCCTGATACCAAGGTTGTCATTAAGGTGTCCACGGAGCCTGTGCAGTCAGAATCTGGGAAGTCTGGGAAAGTAGCATCAATCACTGTGAGCACAACTGACTGGGAACCATCTTCCCCCAGATCTCAAGGTAGACCTTCAAAAAGGCCCCACTGA